Within Roseisolibacter agri, the genomic segment CCCAGCTCGCCTTCTGGTCGCGCAGCGCGTCGAGCTGCTGCTGCACCATCTCCTCCGTCACCTCGCTCGACGGGCGCTCCACGGAGAAGCCCTCGACCTTCTCGAGCGTGATCTCGGGGCGGACCTCGAAGTGGAACGTGAAGGTCAGCGGCTCGCCCGCCTCGAACTTCAGGTCGTGGATGTGCGGCTGCGTGATCGGCTCGAGCTTCTCCTGCGCCATGACCTGCTGGTACGCCTCCTGGACGAGCGTCTGGAGGGTGTCCTGGCGGATCTCGGTCGCGAAGCGCTTGCGCACCATCGCCGCGGGCGCCTTGCCGGGGCGGAAGCCGGGGAGGCGGGCCTGCGACGCGTAGCGGCGCGCGGTGCGCTCCTCGGCGGCCTGCACGGCCTCGGCGGGGATCGACACCTCGAGGTGTCGCTCGGCGCCGGCGCTCTCCTTCTGCGTGATCTGGATGTCCATGGTCGGTTCAAGCCGCGCTCCACGGGGAGCGCACTCGGCAAAGGTGCGGGCTGAGACGGGCAGAGCGTCGCGTGCCCGGCAATGGCCGGTCCGCGACGCTCCGCCCCACAAGCTAACCCCGCCCCTCTGACGATAGAAGCACGGCCCCGGCGCCCCCCGCTCGGGGGACCCTCTGGAGCCTGCGCTCGGGTGCGGGGTACGTTGCGAGCCGGGCCCGGCCGGACACCGGGCCGACGTCCCCCTCACCCCAGTGCCCATGCCCCTCTTCCGTCAGCGTCCGGCGCTCGCCGCCGCCAGCGCGACCCTCGCGGCCGTGACCTTCGCCGCCGCGTCGCTGGACGCGCAGACGCCGCCGCCCCCGCCCGATCCGGGCCCGTGGCGTCAGGCCATCGCCGTCAACGCGCTCGCGCTCCCCTTCGGGCTGTTCTCGGCCGAGTACGAGGCGGCGCTCGCGAGCCCGGGCTTCACGCTGGGGATCGGCGGCTCGTGGCTCACCACGGGCGACGATCGGGACAGCTGGGTCTCGGCCAAGGCGCTGTACTACCCGGGCGAGCGTCCCTTCCGCGGCTTCTCGGTCGGCCTCACGGCCGGCGTCCACTCGGCGCGCAACGACGACAACTTCGTCTGCACCTTCGGGTGCAGCGGCGACGTGCCGCGCCGCACGGCCACCGCGCCCACGGCCGGCGTCATCGTCAGCTACGACTGGCTGCTCGGCCGCCAGGAGAAGTTCCGGGTCGGCATCGGCGCGGGGGCCAAGCGCGTGCTGCGCGACGTCAACGACGGCAGCCCGCTGGAGCAGGTCTATCCGGATGGGCGCTTCGTGATCGGCGTGGCGTTCTGAGCCCGGCCCGCCGGACCCGAACGGCGTTGGCAAGGATAGGATCGGGTAGCGTCTGATAACGGCGGATGGCTCCGCATGGTGCGACGTCCCTCGTCACCACGCGGAGCCATCCGCCGTTATCAGACCTTCTCGGACGTTCATCCTTGCCGCCGTTCGTGGTTTGGGTCCGGCGCGGCGGAGGGAGGCCTTCGAATTGGGTCGGAATGAGGATGGCGCCATGACACCGACCGTCATAGAATGGCGGCGAGTCGTTGACCATCCGTTCACGTTGGGCGGGACGACTCGTTGGTCCTCACCAACTTCCTTCCGATCACCGATATGAGGCTCCTCCGGATCACCTCCCTGGCGCTCGCGGCCCTCGCGTCGTCCGGTTGCTACCACGCGGTCGTCGAGACCGGCCGTCCCGCGGGCGGCACGATCGTCTCGCGCCCCTGGACCCCGACGTTCCTCTGGGGCCTGGTCGCCGCGCCCGAGATCAACGTCGCCTCGCAGTGCCCGCGCGGCATCGCGAAGGTCGAGACGCAGATGAGCTTCGTGAACGGCCTCGCCAGCTTCGTGACGCTCGGCGTCTACACGCCGCGGACCGTGACGGTCACGTGCGCCAGCGGCAGCGCGTCGACGGGCGGCGGCACGATCGAGGTCGCCGGCACCGACCTGCAGGCGCGCCTGACGGCGATGAACGCCGCCACGGCCACCGCGGTGCGCACCGGCGAGCCGGTGTTCGTCCAGTTCTGAGCGTCCGACACCGACTCTCCTCTCGAGGATTCCGATCCATGCGTCGTCTCTCTCCGATCCTGCTCGCCTGCGCGGCGATGCTCTCCGCAGGGTGCTACCGCATCACCGTGCAGTCGGGCGCTCCGGCGGCCGCCACGCCCGCGGTGAACATCCCCTGGGCCCACGGCTTCGTGTACGGCCTCGTGCCGCCGTCGCCGGTCAATGTCTCGTCGCAGTGCCAGCAGGGCGTGGCGACGGTCGTCACGCAGCAGAGCTTCATCAACGGCCTCGCGCAGTTCCTGACGTGGAGCCTGTACTCCCCGCAGACCATCACCGTGACCTGCGCGACGGGCCCGGTGCGCACGTCCGCGATCTCGACGCAGGCCCCGACCGTCGCCGTGCGCGCCGACTCGGCCGCCGTCGCGACGCGCGAGGTGCAGGCGAAGCGCTGACCGACCCGGCGCGCTCGTAGCAGCACGACGGGGCGGCGGCCATCTCGGCTCGCCGCCCCGTTCTCGTTCGATGGGACACTCCGTCGTGCCGGACCCCTGTGTCCGTTGGTGAGGATCCGGATGCTCCGGATGCGACGGATCCGACGGATCGCTCCGCTCGGGTGCACGGGACGCCGTCGCCGCGTGGAGCGATCCGAAAGATCCGTTCCTATCCGGAGGATCCGCATCTCCCCATAGACAAAAGAGTCCGGCGCGCCTGGCTATCGTCCCGTAGCAATCGCTTCGTCGTGCGACCTCGCGGATGCCGCATCGCGCGCCTCGCCGATCAGCTCCGCCACGATCTTCCCCGAGCTCATCACCCCCGGCAGCCCCGCGCCCGGATGCGTGCCCGCGCCGGCGAAGTACAGGTTGTCGACGTCCTCGCTCCGGTTGTGCGGGCGCATCCACGCGCTCTGCATCAGCGTCGGCTCCACCGAGAACGCGCTGCCCAGGTAGGAGTTGAGCGTCCCCTCGAAGTGCAGCGGGTCGATGCGGTGCTCGGTCACGACGTGCTTCGACAGGTCGGGCAGGTACCGCTCCTCCAGCGAGCGCATGATCGCGTCGCGGTAGCGCGACGCCGCCTGGCGCCAGTCGGTGTCGCCGCCCAGGTGCGGCACGGGCGACAGCACGTACCACGCGTCGCACCCCGGCGGCGCGAGCGACGGATCGGTCGCCGTGGGGCGGTGCAGGTAGAGCGAGAAGTCCTCCGCCAGCCGCTTCCGCCCGAAGATGTCGTCCAGCAGGCCGCGGTAGCGCGGACCCATCAGGATCTCGTGGTGGGCCATGTGCTCGTAGCGCCGGTCCGTGCCGAAGTAGATCACGAACAGCGACATCGAGTACTTCATGCGCTTCACGCGCGCGTCCGTCATCCGCCGGCGCGCCGCGGGCGCCACCATCTTGAGGTACGTCGAGGCGACGTCGGCGTTGCTCACCACCGCGTCCGCGCGCAGCCGCGTGCCGTCGGCCAGCCGCACGCCCGTCGCGCGGCGGCGCGTGGCGTCGACCTCGATCTCCGCGACGTCGGCCTCCAGCCGCAGCTCGCCGCCCAGCTCCTCGAACAGCCGCACGAACGCCTGCACGAGCGCGCCCGTGCCTCCCATCGCGAACCACACACCCCAGCGCTGCTCCAGCGTGTGGATCAGCGTGTAGATCGACGTCGTCTGGAACGGGTTGCCGCCCACCAGCAGCGGGTGGAACGAGAAGACCTGTCGCAGGCGCTCGTCCCGGATGTGGCGCGCGACGTAGCTGGCGACGCTGCGGTCGGCGCGCAGGCGCACGAGGTCGGGCAGCACGCGCAGCATGTCGCGCAGCTTCAGGAACGGCTTGTCGATCAGCCCGAACCCCGTCTCGAAGATCGCGTCGCCGCCCGCGAAGAATCGCTCGTATCCCGCGACGTCGTCGGGGTTGAAGCGGCGAATCTGCTCGACGATCGACGCGCGGTTCCCGTCGTAGCGGAAGACGGAGCCGTCCGGGAAGCGGATGTTGTAGAACGGGTCGCACGGCACGAGCGACACGTAGTCCTCGGTGCGGCGGCCGGCGACCGCGAACAGCTCGTCGATGAGCCACGGCGCCGTGATGATCGTCGGTCCGCCGTCGAAGGTGAAGCCGTCCTGCCGGTACACGTACGCGCGTCCGCCCGGCTGGTCGCGCCGCTCCAGGATCGTGACCTCGTGCCCCTGCGCCTGCAGGCGGATCGCGGCGCTCAGGCCGCCGAAGCCCGAGCCGATGACGAGGATCCGCATCAGGACGGGATCCCGACGACGCTCGGCGCTCGTCGCTCGGCGCTCGCTCCGTCGTCGGGCAGCGTGAGCGCCGAGCGCGGAGCGCCGAGCGTCGAGGGCGCGCGCAGTGCGAGCGCGAGCGGCAGCGCCATCGCGACGAAGCCCAGGATCACCGCCCACCACATCCCGTACCGCGCGCAGATCGTCAGCGGCAGCACGCCGTTCACCGCGTACAGCGCCAGCGGAAAGCGCGACGGCGCCACCAGCCGCGCCCAC encodes:
- a CDS encoding Bor/Iss family lipoprotein; translated protein: MRRLSPILLACAAMLSAGCYRITVQSGAPAAATPAVNIPWAHGFVYGLVPPSPVNVSSQCQQGVATVVTQQSFINGLAQFLTWSLYSPQTITVTCATGPVRTSAISTQAPTVAVRADSAAVATREVQAKR
- a CDS encoding Bor family protein encodes the protein MRLLRITSLALAALASSGCYHAVVETGRPAGGTIVSRPWTPTFLWGLVAAPEINVASQCPRGIAKVETQMSFVNGLASFVTLGVYTPRTVTVTCASGSASTGGGTIEVAGTDLQARLTAMNAATATAVRTGEPVFVQF
- a CDS encoding phytoene desaturase; this translates as MRILVIGSGFGGLSAAIRLQAQGHEVTILERRDQPGGRAYVYRQDGFTFDGGPTIITAPWLIDELFAVAGRRTEDYVSLVPCDPFYNIRFPDGSVFRYDGNRASIVEQIRRFNPDDVAGYERFFAGGDAIFETGFGLIDKPFLKLRDMLRVLPDLVRLRADRSVASYVARHIRDERLRQVFSFHPLLVGGNPFQTTSIYTLIHTLEQRWGVWFAMGGTGALVQAFVRLFEELGGELRLEADVAEIEVDATRRRATGVRLADGTRLRADAVVSNADVASTYLKMVAPAARRRMTDARVKRMKYSMSLFVIYFGTDRRYEHMAHHEILMGPRYRGLLDDIFGRKRLAEDFSLYLHRPTATDPSLAPPGCDAWYVLSPVPHLGGDTDWRQAASRYRDAIMRSLEERYLPDLSKHVVTEHRIDPLHFEGTLNSYLGSAFSVEPTLMQSAWMRPHNRSEDVDNLYFAGAGTHPGAGLPGVMSSGKIVAELIGEARDAASARSHDEAIATGR